agccccgcggcagtcattttggcagtttttggttttaaaatgcaattttctccagtcgtgtaacacatacggggctgtgcgttcgtgtacctttctgtccatatgtattaaatattctcacaaagcatgaaacgcaggagggcagaaataaaggagatatattacattatacattaaaaGCCCCGGAAGCAGTCACATtgatggccacacagaaaacaattgtattttgattatacagaacggtattctactttattatttttatttaccagtctgtaatgtgtttatttgtaatcagattagtctctactctctgcctgagtgaatgactgtcagtctattgttttcaatcagccttttgaaggctggcgtctgcttgccagctgcgctgctttggtcagtcaattagcatcgggacaaGTGAAAACAAACACCAGAGACCACGGAGTTTTACAGCGCAACAAAAATATgaagttgatgttttggatcagatggcacggaagtattccgtgaaagctggctcccaacagtggtctgttcaggtgttttacaatgtattggacctagcagccatcaacttctgggtactttacaaagaatgcacgatgaagaatttaccaaggagagaatatattttacagttagcacagcaacttcgcaagaagcatttggaacagagggagactgccaagcgtgtacccacagctgaagctggcaaccccgctaaGAGACGCAAGAGCCGCCAATGCCAGCggggcaagtgcaataaaaataaaacttcgacagctgtgccctgtgcagaaaggtggcgtggagaagcgcattatctgtgttgattgtgaacaaccttagactcaaggtaaaggaatacccttttgtcgaagCCCTTTTTTgcgtttctgtaaaatgtttttttaagtttatttatctacgttgtttagttgcttttgctcatctgataaaccgattgctgttgaaaagttaaaaatgtattactattgtttgttttataaatatgtatgttgtaatccgatgtctgttcagatgtttattttcttgttttgatttattaaaataactgttcatacatatataaaatatgcttcggttgttcagatgtttatgtgacgtactcaataaaaaataattacatccgactgtttctcctttcattatactatttacagtgttttgaatacagccgtcagaaagacagctgcggggcttctaggtatgagtacatctccagtccttctagtgttaatgaaccTACAGTCGTGTACAGTAGGTACTGCATGACATTCTGATTCGCTGCCTGGCAAATGGCCATAACACTAACCTTGTCTTTAGAAATCCAGATCCTTTGCTCAAAAAACAGACACCACTGTACAAATCCTTCAATGTTTTAAGCAGATGATTTACAAACAATACAGTATAGGCAAGTGGGCTTTCCCTTTTGTAGTAAGTCTTTATATAATCACCATAATAAATGTATTGCTGTTGTATAGGCACGTCCAGTCACCTGCTGTGGAAAAACGCAAGTAATTCTTAACCTCAGGTGGAAGCCCTCTTTTCTAGTCTTGTAGAAAATGATATAGTTTCTACTTAAAAATTACTTTGTCAGCAATGGAAGTGGACAGGCGTGCTTTAGAAATGCATTGGTAGACTTCTACATGTTCATTAACACAATTGGCAAATGAATGATAAATGTATTAGTATTACCTTGTCAACTATTATTTTGCAAAGCAAATCAAATAGAAATAATTTTTACTTTGTATCTTACGTTTGTTTAACACCCAGTAACTTCACTTGTTTTATGAGAGCCAGGACTACATGCTACAAAGATTCAATCGCACACACTACTTACTATTCTGCTTCAAGGCCTTGTGCAAAAGCAAATGATATGCctactgaatgaatgaatgatctaCTGCACTAGACGAAGTCAAATGATTGGCAACAAGGGGAATACCCCTTCTTTGTACTACAccttttaagaaaaaacaaaaaatacaaaacaacatttaGCAAAATCCTACTTTAGAATTGAaccacaaatgcacacaaaagtGTGTCATCAATGATAATTCAAGCACTGGCACACACAAAACAacgcttttattattattattttgtttttgttaccagtgtcagaaaaatgcttttgACTTCCTAGTACAGAAAACTTACGGCGGAACACGAAACACGGAAAAAAATGGTTTGCAAAAGGAACACAGCCTATAACGGCTAGAATACCCTTAAATACGTGCTCGTGTTTGAAAGACACAATTATACAAAAAGTAGTAAGGGGAGGAAAAATAGACAAACTTACTCCTCTATCCTCTTCAGAGAGGAAGTCGGGGCCGTCGTCCAACCCTTCCTGCTACAGGAGAAGGGGGAGAGAAAGACACAGATGAGTCGTTAATGCAAGCGTTCACTGAATGAACACTTCACACAAAGAACCtacgtttattatttttataaaacgaATGTAAAAACAAGGGTAAGGTTGAAAACACCCACCATCATGGCTGCGGCAAGTGGGGTTGTGGCTGATAGTCACGTGACGAGCGGAGGCGTCAGGGGGGGGCTGTGACATTATCACAGTGGGGCAGGGTGGAGGACGAGAGGCTCTGCGAGAAATTCCATCATAGTAAGTCTTTCTCATGTTGTGCAAAACACAATAGTCCAGTAGGTAATATCGTTATATTAGTTATTACTGAATACCTTCTCACAGTATACGTATTTTGTCACTGCTCCAGGGGTgcactgcattatttttttttaaatgaataaggtaaataacatgaaaaaaaacaaaaaaacataacaaaacatgCGGTATATTTCAATCTCAAATAAAGTTcttcaaaatgtgtatttgttacGATCATACGTTACCAGTTTTTGTATTACATATCGTGTAGACTAGCCCTTCGTGAACGGAGTTGCCCACACCTGCTGGACCTTTGGACAAATTATATCTCAGTGTATATTATAGTTCAGTTGTTTTTTCTAACTGATGAAACTTAAGTTTCACACAAGAAACACGTACCAGTGAAATATTTGTCTAGAAATGGCACAGCCAATTCAATAGGTTGTATCGATCCTAATCTATGTGGGCACTGAAGGACAGCCCTGAGATGACATTATAGCCTACATCTGATCTAACCCTGGGATGAATGAAAGCTAACACCAGCCTTACCAATAAAAGGCAAACACAGTCACTGAAATGCATAACATGAACAGCAGATGGTGCTATAGTACATGTATCTAAATCAttattataacacacacacaattaatctgattttgtgtaatttgtattgaTTAAATGATCAGTTCCACTCAATATTCAGAACATGTTATGCCAGACTGACTGCAAAATCAAAGATCACTGTGTCATCCAGTTTTAATGAATGCCAAACATCCCAGAAAAGcacttctgattgtgtggttggACAGACTAGTAACCGATTTGGGAGTGTAGAAATGTAAAGGTAGTGAGCAAGATTTGTAGGAACACTGTTTAATCACAGAGTGTATGGGTTGGCATTGATCAAGGTTAAATAACAAATTATAAGTGATAGTGTATGAAACACTCTACCAAGTAAGACCGCATAGAGCCCTTTACAATTGATGTTGGGTAGTTTTAGAAAAATCCTCATGTGACAAATGTTTATATATAGTAAGAAAAACGACTGGCTTCACTAGCTTTTGCAGGTATTAAATTATACTGTCAAAACAATATGTCAAATAAATCAATAGCACaactaaatatttaaatttttttttttttatttacctttaTTAACAAACaccagtagctttttttttttaatactagcatcagtaccattttaatttctaatACATTACTTTGAAAAGGCGCTCACTGTTGGACTACATCAATGGCATATTCCACCTATTTCTAGGCGTAATCCCTGGATAACCAAAGGTAGGTGGTTGATATAATCAAGGGTCGTTCCTAAATTCTGTAAAATGCTCAAAATAAATCTAGCTGTGTGTTATCCCAGTAGGATGAAAGTTGATCAAATTGACCCCTAAGTCAAGTTTTATCTTAGACTTAACGATTATCATTGTCATGATTTCCAGTATAAAAAGTATTcagatttttgttattttttagttaTAGGCTAATTTGTACACcaagaacaaaatatatatataggggaaaATCTGCAGAGATGTGCAACCGAGGACAATTTTCCCAGTGTTACCAGTAATGATTAGTATTTAGGGGGGCAAGGAATCAGAAACTCCAGCTTGCAGTAATATGCATGATTTATAGTGAAACTTCAGATCTGGTGTTTGGTTTGATTCAGTCAGATGGTAGGTTTGTGACTGCTTTCTACACAAGTTCACTCACTCTTAAATACTGCTTTGCAGGAAAATATTTCTGAAACCACTAGATGTGTGTTGGTGTACAGGAGCTTGATTGCATTTTGTTCAgtattttctgtacttttgttTCATACAATAGGTATTATGTTTTtcaattaaacatgcattttgaGAAATATGCATGGAGAACTGGTAGCCAGATATTTCTCCATTTCATTGTAATTCTCTGGGTTTGTAAAATTCAAACATTATCCAGCTGTGACATTGTACTTGCTTGGTTCAGCTTAAATTATGATGCACACCTCATGTAAGTATTTCCTGTTTAGAAAAAGCATGATGTAGGCCTATTTAGAAAGAACGCCAACAGACATTCTAATACTGTGATGTCTGTTTATACTGACCAAATATGGTATTATTTGAAatagtttataaaatgtattattaaagcaGATTTTACTTCaatagaaaacaattaaaaccaTGTATCCATATACACATTTTCTACTATAGTAAatgttttggttaaaaaaaaaaaaaaaaaaaaagtgttttaagcTTTTGtataaaactgtacaaaaataCTTACAGATGAGCCTAAATATAAAAATGCTGTAACGTCTTCAGTTTTGTCCTAGTTAActttactgaataaaaacaacCAATTATGGTACTAAAACATAAATGCCCTTTTAATAATGTTTACTATCACTTTGAGCTTATGAGCTTACTTTTTTTAAactagacaaaaataaataaataatacattatgaaACAAGTCTTTAAAGTTTTTTTTGGGAGGCGGGGGATGTACTGTAAAATACAACATAAACAAAAATTTAAGGGGAATAGCATTCTCTAATCAAATggtttataaaacaaattaaaaatgtgtatGTGAAACAacatgtggtctgtatcattgatatgccCAGATggtaaaacaatgtggcaggtaAATTATTATCTTAAAAGTGTAATTTGCCTATAATGTATAAACCATAAAGTCACATGATCTCAGTATAACAGCCATAATATCACAGTCAATGACACAATTTAGCACGCAGTGTTTGTAAAACCATGCACAGAGGAAACCACTACCTCAGTCCATGAGATGAGGCCCAGACAGTGCTGTCAGTGGCATACTTGTAAATTCCTGCTACAAATGGATTAACTTTTATTGTAGGACACCACAATTTAACTCTACCTCAAGAATCAAAGAACACAATACCAaaatgaagccaatatctcaaaaaCCATTGGATCTTTATCATTTGAAAAACTGAAAATCACTTGACTTTAGGTCACAGTGAAGGGTATGAGcatctgaaatggtttatgagattaGCAGTTGAAGAAGTTGCAGAAGTGGATTTACAAAACTATATACAATCTTCACAGGCTCCTTAATTAAAATatctatattttaaaaagtgtaatgtATCCATAATAATGTTCTCTAATTGAAATATGATTAATTACTGTCATTTAAGGTACCTTATAGTTCATTGATAGGAGTAAACTCAATGCTAATCACAATGCTGTAAAACACAGCCTTAAAAATGATGGTGCAATCCAATAAAACTTTGGAAGGCTCATGGTCACAAGACAGATCAGTTACTATCATTAGACAATTAGATGAGCACTGGCTGTATGTAAACAGAATATTTGTGAACTTCTGCAATAATTACACAACAGCTAACATCAGTTCAACCACTTGGAACATTTGAAATCAATATACTGTTCTTAAGCAATGTTGAAGAAAAAAAGACGCTGCAGTATATTGcttcagtataaaataaacaaaggtaCTAACACATTCTTTAGTCAGTCAATATGAAATAATTTATATGTAGAAAGCCTTTTGTAGTCATAGTATGTGCATGCCCATCAGGGGCTTCCCTTTTGCAGAGTTCTGGAATCATGTCCGATTTTGCCATTTGTGGACAACGATGACAAGATACAAAAGCATGTGTTTGCCATAAATAGCTTTGGCTACCAGAGGATTGCTCAGAGTGCGGATCAAATTCTCCACGACGACCAGCTTTTGGCTTCTACCCAAACCCAGACTCTAATGCTAGACATGCTTGTTTGATAGAAACAGTTCTAAAAAGCAGCAGTTAAAACAGTTATTTTCTTAACGCAGACACTGATTATTAAGCAAGGAACTATAGAAATTTAAGAAAAGGAAACTTAATTTTAAAAGGGggaattttaaaataatgttatgcACTGATATTTGCCAGGTTTTACAATAAACACTTTGTTCTTTTCAGTATGTTCTGATCTGGGCacttaataatatttgtttgcATGAATACACGACACCCATTCCCACAAAGTAAAACCCATTATAATGGCAATGTAACAATGTTAAACATCATTTCACAGTATTATATTGTACCTAGTACCTAAATATTCCAAAGTAAATACTAAAAAGTGGGCACTTAAAAATATGACAATGTTTCAATAAATGAAAAAGTCTGCTTCCTGTTATCAGCCACAAGGTTTATTGCAACGTGGCCACTTTTCTGATCTCAAAAACAATTATCCACTTAAGGCTCTACATAAATTGCCATTGTGACTATTTTATATGTCCTTCGTGTTGCAAAAATCACAGTAAACTTTGACCCCATCCTTCTTACTCAGTAGTGTACATATAACAAAAAAGGCAACAGAatagctatttttttaaaaaatatgcataaCAGGAATAAAAACTGAGGTAATAAAATCACTAGATGACAAATGCAGAAACTCAATTGGCATTCCTTTGTGAGGTggctaaataaaatatattttacaaaaaagtgCCTTTGATGCATAGTGTAAAATTATGTGCTACCATTTCACAAACCCAGGCTACTGAGGCAGGGGAGGTTTATGAATGCATGTGAACCTCCTCAAACAAACCAAGTGCAATAGTCAATACTGAATAATAGCTACCTTCTGAGCAATGGAAAAAACTCTCAAGGCATTAAAAAAAGCTTACTCAGTGTTTTAAGCTAGCCAATATAAATTGCCACATTTTCTACAATTATAAAACTATCAACAGTAACAGTCTAAATTGTAATCACTGGTAGTTAATGAGATCTCCTTCATGTGGGggggaaaaacaaacacagaaaaaaaaaaccaactaagAACTATTCCAATAGGACCACATAATATCAACAGAGCGTTGCAAAAAAGGAAGCTCCTTGGATCCAGATGGCACGTGTCTGTCAGTTTACAAGGGTCTTCCTTCAAGTGAAACTACCACGTTTCCTCCTAATTTATCTGCAAGAGTAGAACGATCCTGAATGTCGTCTAAACCGTTAACTTGCCATTCATGTTTAATAcctgaaaaacaaccaaaaaagtaATAACAATTAAATTCATACAAAAATGAAgctatacacatatatatatatatatatatacgtgtgttctttattattatttgaaggtACTATTTACTAACCTGTAAACTTCTTTTTGATGGCATCTTTAGAGCTAGCATAGATCATCTTGCTTTTTAGAGGGGCACCTTCAGGGGccctgttaaataattaaataaccaATAAAGTCAAAGTGAGCAGTGATGGTATGCATTGAAAGATTGAAAGTAATcagtgtaaatgtatttatatctAACAAATCGATTAGCTTGAAATGTATGTCTATTGGATGAGTAGCTAAATGTTATATAAAACGTGTCGCTTCTTGAAATTTAAAAGGAAGAATTAAAAGTTACACAGGCCAACAAACTGTCTTATATACATACCAGAATATAAATACCaaatcttctttcttggattctTTTGTCTCATACGTGGCATCATACAAGCCATATCGGCAGTCATTCAGAGGTAACAACTTCACAAAGGAAGCATAAGGGTCATCCACTGATTCACCGACATCACCCACCAAGATTTCCTTCCCTGTCTCAACAATAATTTTTTTCTTGTCATCACTGAGGCAGAACAACACAGCTTTCTTTCTCCTTTTGACTTCGTCTGATGTTGAAGATTTTCTTACTTTCATTTCATTGAAAACCTTAATGACTTCATCATTGACTGTGACGCCAGAGGCctgaaaatacacaaaaacaagaacaaaacatacATGTTAATCCCAATTGCAAATGTTTGACCAACGAACAAGCTATAACCCCTCaccatgttatttttctgaaacttTAAACTAAATCAAGTTCCATAATTTACAGCAAATGTCACTTGTAATATTTGTGTTCACTGTTTTACAAGTCATTTTGAACAGAAGGTAGCCTACAAATGCATTGCTTAATCACTCATTTTTTTACTACATGGATTACTGCAAACTTGCACATGGCAGATGCATAAATTTATACGCGATTATAAGtaccaaaaacaaaactgtataatTACTAAGCTGTCTTGCTAATTGATAAGtcttcttaaaataataatacaaatctgtCAAGCAATAGCGggatttgttttttatacacttttttttctttacatttttcactATCACCATAATGTAACATACTATTAAACGTCTTTGATTGATTAAATAAAATCGCCCTGTGTCCAACAAGCCACAAGTAAATCTAGAACGAGCTTTTATCTTGTCGAGTCATTTTAACCTGCCGCTTCGTTTGCTCTGAGCTGTTGTGGTCATCGTGGGACTTTACATTTTCTTACATTTCATATTAAAACAgtgtttacataaaaaaaaaaaaaaatagcttttacaTGGTCAACTTTACAGTGACCGATCAAAAGTACCCGTTCACacaaaatatattacattaactaacacaaacacacacacacacacacacacacacacaatgaaaacaGTTTTAACATGTAAAATAGTCATTACAAATACAGCAGCTTTCATGTTTAATGAAGTAAATCTGTGACAATTATACAGAACAACATAAATAACCGCAAATTGCTAATCCAGCAATGTGTTATTCAAACCAGAAAACCGCAATATACTGTGAAAGGCCAACTTCATTCACCAGCTTTAACGCCAAAATCTCATACATTCAAGAAATGTCTTCTTAATCAACGGTCTTTCTGGTAAAAACAATGGATTTTCCAGAAATGTCATCAAACGGATTTATTAACTATATTCAGTAGCCGGTCAAGGCGGCTACAATTAGGTTAAAATGGCTGCCTGGAGGATTCAGGCCCTGCGGTACTGAACACTGTTTTCATT
The Acipenser ruthenus chromosome 18, fAciRut3.2 maternal haplotype, whole genome shotgun sequence DNA segment above includes these coding regions:
- the LOC117431766 gene encoding cofilin-2: MASGVTVNDEVIKVFNEMKVRKSSTSDEVKRRKKAVLFCLSDDKKKIIVETGKEILVGDVGESVDDPYASFVKLLPLNDCRYGLYDATYETKESKKEDLVFIFWAPEGAPLKSKMIYASSKDAIKKKFTGIKHEWQVNGLDDIQDRSTLADKLGGNVVVSLEGRPL